One region of Oryza sativa Japonica Group chromosome 5, ASM3414082v1 genomic DNA includes:
- the LOC4339020 gene encoding coatomer subunit zeta-1, which produces MESCPSVKNILLLDSEGKRVAVKYYTDDWPTLSAKLAFEKSVFVKTQKATAGAEAEIVMFDGHIVVYKFIQDLHFFVTGGEEENELILASVLQGFTDAVDIILRNNVDKRTALENLDLILLCLDEIVDGGIVLETEGSVIAEKVSAHGIEGATSLAEQTIVQALTTAREHLTKSLLM; this is translated from the exons ATG GAATCCTGCCCTTCGGTGAAGAACATCCTTCTGCTGGATTCCGAGGGGAAGCGCGTCGCCGTCAAGTACTACACGGATGATTGGCCTACTCTCTCGGCGAAGCTGGCCTTCGAGAAGTCGGTGTTCGTCAAGACCCAGAAAGCCACTGCCGGAGCAGAAG CTGAGATTGTAATGTTTGATGGCCACATTGTGGTGTATAAGTTCATCCAAGACCTCCATTTTTTTGTTactggaggagaggaggagaatgaGCTTATTTTAGCATCGGTCCTTCAAGGATTCACTGATGCAGTTGACATTATTCTCAG AAATAACGTCGACAAAAGAACAGCACTCGAAAATCTGGATCTCATCCTATTGTGCCTCGATGAAATTGTTGATGGAGG GATTGTCCTGGAAACAGAAGGAAGTGTGATAGCTGAAAAGGTGTCAGCACATGGAATAGAAGGTGCTACTTCACTCGCTGAGCAG ACTATAGTTCAAGCCCTAACAACAGCAAGAGAGCACTTGACCAAATCTCTTCTTATGTGA
- the LOC107277826 gene encoding zinc finger protein ZAT12 produces the protein MDGGIDTARVLMLLSRRRRQHGDVGHARAARVFECRTCGRRFPTFQALGGHRASHKRPRHGAERAPRPAGDDDVGAGAGAALRLVGAASSLSTDEARAGGGGRRTRGAGAAHGCPVCGLEFAVGQALGGHMRRHRAAAGDVAAPRVKTDDVVVGDECTGGICLDLNLTPSENCDKCRHAQLGVAVNSVQRTILLDRPL, from the coding sequence ATGGACGGCGGCATCGACACGGCCCGCGTCCTCATGCTcctctcccggcggcggcggcagcacggcgacgtcgggcacgcgcgcgcggcccgCGTGTTCGAGTGCAGGACGTGCGGGAGGCGGTTCCCGACGTTCCAGGCGCTGGGCGGCCACCGCGCCAGCCACAAGCGCCCGCGCCACGGCGCCGAGCGCGCGCCGCGGCCAgcaggcgacgacgacgtcggcgccggcgccggcgccgcgctccgcctcgtcggcgcggcgtcgtcgttgtcgacggacgaggcgcgcgcgggaggcggcggccgcaggacgaggggcgccggcgccgcgcacgGGTGCCCCGTCTGCGGGCTGGAGTTCGCCGTCGGGCAGGCGCTCGGCGGGCACATGCGGcggcaccgcgccgccgccggcgacgtcgcggcGCCGCGTGTGAAGACCGACGACGTTGTCGTTGGAGACGAGTGCACCGGCGGGATTTGCTTGGACCTGAACCTGACGCCGTCGGAGAACTGCGACAAGTGCCGGCACGCCCAGCTCGGCGTCGCCGTGAACTCTGTGCAAAGAACGATACTACTGGACCGTCCCCTTTGA
- the LOC107278211 gene encoding zinc finger protein ZAT7, with protein sequence MASGQRAVGEGSGGLRPTTHVAGGGGSARGEYFRCKTCSKTFTSFQALGGHRTGHTRMAARQRQEHGAAGAAVVGATNNQRRVVSAHQWHLCAVCGVEFRMGQALGGHMRRHRGEAAAATPPPAAAAASAGAVSSMEPPEMIDLNSPPAVEEAGEGDQEVERAEQEPHLLNLLV encoded by the coding sequence ATGGCGAGTGGGCAACGAGCGGTCGGCGAGGGGAGCGGTGGCCTCCGCCCGACGACGCAcgtcgcgggcggcggcgggagcgcgcgCGGGGAGTATTTCAGGTGCAAGACGTGCAGCAAGACGTTCACGTCGTTCCAGGCGCTCGGCGGGCACCGGACGGGGCACACGCggatggcggcgcggcagcggcaggaGCACGGCGCCGCGGGGGCCGCCGTCGTGGGGGCTACCAACAACCAGCGGCGGGTGGTTTCCGCCCACCAGTGGCACCTGTGCGCCGTGTGCGGGGTCGAGTTCCGCATGGGGCAGGCGCTCGGCGGGCACATGCGGCGGCACagaggcgaggcggcagcggcgacgccgccgccggcggctgcggctgcgagcGCCGGCGCCGTGTCCAGCATGGAGCCGCCGGAGATGATCGACTTGAACAGCCCGCCGGCGGTCGAGGAGGCCGGTGAAGGTGATCAGGAGGTTGAGCGTGCGGAACAGGAGCCCCATCTGCTTAATCTGCTCGTGTAG